A single region of the Nitrospira sp. genome encodes:
- a CDS encoding PAS domain S-box protein: MTMRRLLQQLRQSVRRTSGQLATDSGDSQTEHREIPPSNTPLSLDEGRALDAVLCSLDEGLCIVDAQWHILRLNPQAEILIGAPAHDLKGRPAYQLLAPGPEEFRHECFVTDRSIPPLQSALPYRTDNGLLLRQDGQLTPISLTITPMSHDGVVRGAVLTFRDLTAQKEAEPHQIENSALLRRLQTGMVGLASNQAIYRGQLTEAFHLITRVTTQSLRVARVSIWFYAPDHAVLRCADLYDQPGDQHSHGIEQPAALYPQYFSSLEAGEMIVANEAQADPRTVEFAAHHLLPLGITSMLNVPIRAEGILVGALHCEHIGTPRVWTTEEQQFAASVANTVSLAVEAADRHKAETETKRAEQFLDSVIENLPIMVYVKEAEQLRFTRWNRAAEELTGFSRDLILGRTGHDFFRKEEADRFTRHDREALRSGRLIEVASEEIHTQHRGVRLLRTKKLPVMDEQGRPRFLLGIAEDITDRTAHESILHESEEKYRELFESSRDAIMILSSPNWNFTACNPATVQLFGARDAEHFTSLGPWDVSPEHQPDGEESMVKAPKMIGMALQEGSHSFEWLHKRVGGPAFLASVQLTRITLKGTTGLQATVRDITEQRRSETALQAYSTFQKAMLDNAGHAIISCKPDGMIQVFNPAAEALLGYSADELVGKQTPGIFHDLDEVVARARQFSAELGTTIEPGFDVFVEKCRRNLPNEHEWAYVCKDGTRKTVLLNVTALREADGRITGYLGIATDITPLKLTAQELVSAKEAAEAANVAKSRFLANMSHEIRTPLNGVLGMTELLLSTSLSAKQQSLLETVRRSGVALLEVINDILDFSKIEAGKLELEQVEFGLRQVVEEAVELFAGAAGNKKLELTYFIPAEVPDSLVGDPVRLRQILLNLIGNAIKFTTQGEVTVAFALAEQQADTLTLACQVRDTGIGIPDAAQAQLFTAFTQADGSTTRRFGGTGLGLAIVKQLVRLMGGEVGLVSAPGQGTTFSFTFTVTRGSAHAAYPPLAERHLAGRQILIVDDARTNLEILATHLRSWGATVFTAESADDALLQLEHFRHTQHRIDMAILDLRMPGRDGVDLARSIKQQTAYQNLPLIALSSVERLSDDSDVTHRLFHSFLRKPVRQSLLKDCLTRVLGGSAGPVPHSPESAPTPRPHVDAHILLAEDNPVNQDVASFMLDMLGCRITIAPNGRAAVEAATTGRFDLILMDCQMPEMDGFTATAAIRRQEATATDRRHVPIIALTANAMEGDRARCLAAGMDDYLTKPFTVSQLHALLMQWLTPQPAKASETDQASSTHTADADEPAATEEAPVPTTIDKTAWDAILSLQRPGRPDILARVLATYLDDSRQLVEQIRSAVQSQDSVALSQAAHRLKSSSAQLGVLATAAHCKELETLGRLARNDEAAHRLSQLIEAHQFACAAITSELQQRSAR, from the coding sequence GTGACGATGCGTCGGCTTCTGCAACAACTCAGGCAGAGCGTGCGGCGCACAAGCGGGCAACTCGCGACCGACTCGGGCGACTCGCAAACCGAACACCGGGAGATTCCGCCTTCCAACACGCCTCTGTCCCTCGACGAAGGCCGCGCACTCGACGCCGTCCTCTGCTCGCTCGACGAAGGCCTGTGCATCGTCGATGCGCAATGGCACATCCTCAGACTGAATCCCCAGGCCGAGATCTTAATCGGCGCCCCCGCCCATGACCTGAAAGGACGCCCCGCGTATCAACTGCTTGCTCCCGGCCCGGAGGAATTCCGCCACGAGTGCTTCGTAACCGACCGCTCCATTCCTCCGCTGCAATCCGCTCTCCCCTACCGGACCGACAATGGTCTCCTGCTCAGACAAGATGGCCAGTTGACGCCGATTTCTCTGACGATCACTCCGATGTCGCATGATGGCGTCGTACGCGGAGCCGTCCTGACGTTCCGGGATCTCACAGCCCAGAAGGAGGCGGAGCCACATCAGATCGAAAACTCCGCGTTACTCCGCCGCTTACAGACAGGCATGGTCGGGTTGGCGAGCAATCAGGCGATCTACCGTGGACAATTGACCGAGGCCTTCCACCTCATCACCCGGGTCACGACACAGAGCCTCCGCGTCGCGCGGGTCAGCATCTGGTTTTATGCGCCGGACCATGCGGTTCTCCGGTGCGCGGACCTCTATGACCAACCGGGCGATCAACACTCACACGGCATCGAGCAACCCGCCGCCCTTTATCCACAGTACTTCTCATCGCTCGAGGCGGGAGAGATGATCGTCGCGAACGAGGCGCAGGCGGACCCGCGAACGGTGGAATTTGCAGCACACCATCTGCTGCCGCTGGGGATCACCTCCATGCTGAACGTGCCTATCCGCGCCGAGGGCATTCTCGTTGGGGCGCTGCACTGTGAACACATCGGAACGCCCAGAGTCTGGACGACGGAGGAACAGCAGTTTGCGGCCTCAGTGGCGAACACCGTTTCGCTCGCCGTAGAGGCAGCGGACCGGCATAAGGCTGAAACCGAAACGAAACGTGCCGAACAATTTCTCGACTCGGTGATCGAAAACCTCCCCATCATGGTCTATGTGAAAGAAGCCGAACAGCTCCGGTTCACACGCTGGAATCGGGCGGCGGAGGAGCTCACAGGATTCAGTCGCGACCTCATCCTCGGCCGGACCGGCCATGATTTTTTCCGCAAAGAAGAGGCCGACCGCTTCACACGTCATGATCGCGAAGCGCTCCGGAGCGGCCGCCTCATCGAGGTCGCCTCAGAAGAAATTCACACACAGCACCGGGGCGTACGACTGCTGCGCACCAAGAAACTGCCTGTCATGGATGAGCAGGGACGCCCCCGCTTCCTGCTCGGCATCGCCGAAGATATCACCGACCGGACCGCACACGAATCGATCCTGCACGAGAGCGAAGAGAAGTATCGCGAGCTGTTCGAGTCCTCGCGCGATGCCATCATGATTTTGTCGTCCCCGAATTGGAATTTCACGGCCTGCAACCCGGCGACCGTTCAACTCTTCGGGGCGCGGGACGCCGAGCATTTCACGTCACTCGGACCATGGGACGTCTCTCCCGAGCATCAGCCTGACGGCGAAGAATCCATGGTCAAGGCGCCGAAGATGATTGGGATGGCCCTTCAAGAAGGCTCTCACAGCTTCGAGTGGTTACACAAACGAGTCGGCGGCCCCGCCTTCCTGGCGAGCGTACAGTTGACCCGCATCACATTGAAAGGGACCACCGGACTGCAGGCGACCGTCCGCGACATTACCGAACAACGCCGCAGCGAAACCGCATTGCAGGCCTATTCGACCTTCCAGAAGGCCATGCTGGACAACGCCGGTCATGCGATCATCTCGTGCAAGCCCGACGGCATGATCCAGGTCTTCAATCCGGCGGCGGAAGCCCTGCTGGGATACAGCGCCGATGAATTAGTCGGCAAACAGACCCCGGGCATCTTCCACGACTTGGACGAAGTGGTCGCGCGAGCGCGCCAGTTTTCCGCGGAATTGGGGACCACGATCGAACCGGGCTTCGACGTGTTCGTCGAAAAATGCCGGCGGAATCTCCCCAACGAGCACGAGTGGGCGTACGTGTGTAAGGATGGCACCAGGAAGACGGTACTGTTGAATGTCACGGCACTGCGGGAGGCGGATGGCCGGATCACCGGCTACCTCGGCATCGCCACCGATATCACGCCGCTGAAGCTGACGGCACAGGAGTTGGTTTCGGCCAAAGAAGCGGCCGAGGCAGCCAATGTGGCAAAGTCTCGGTTCCTGGCCAACATGAGTCATGAAATCCGCACACCGCTGAACGGCGTCCTCGGAATGACCGAACTGCTGCTGAGCACCAGTCTCTCGGCCAAACAACAGTCGCTGTTGGAAACCGTCCGCCGCTCAGGCGTGGCCCTCCTCGAGGTCATCAATGACATTCTGGATTTCTCCAAGATCGAAGCGGGAAAGCTTGAACTCGAACAGGTGGAGTTCGGCCTGAGACAGGTCGTTGAGGAGGCAGTCGAATTGTTTGCCGGGGCCGCGGGCAACAAGAAACTGGAGTTGACCTACTTCATCCCGGCCGAGGTGCCGGATAGTCTCGTGGGAGACCCTGTCCGTCTACGCCAAATTCTGCTCAACCTGATCGGCAACGCCATCAAGTTCACGACACAGGGGGAGGTGACGGTCGCGTTTGCGCTGGCAGAGCAACAGGCGGATACCCTCACACTCGCTTGCCAGGTGCGCGATACCGGCATCGGCATTCCTGACGCCGCTCAGGCCCAACTGTTCACGGCGTTCACCCAGGCCGACGGCTCTACCACCCGGCGATTCGGCGGCACCGGGCTCGGCCTGGCGATCGTCAAACAACTGGTACGGCTGATGGGTGGTGAAGTCGGCCTGGTGAGTGCGCCCGGTCAGGGCACGACGTTCTCGTTCACATTCACCGTCACACGTGGAAGTGCTCACGCCGCATACCCTCCGCTTGCCGAACGCCATCTCGCCGGACGGCAGATCCTGATCGTCGATGACGCACGCACAAACCTCGAGATTCTGGCCACCCACCTGCGGAGTTGGGGAGCCACGGTCTTCACCGCGGAGTCTGCCGACGATGCGCTCCTCCAATTGGAGCACTTCCGGCACACGCAGCATCGAATCGACATGGCCATCCTCGACCTTCGAATGCCGGGGCGGGACGGCGTCGATCTCGCGCGTTCCATCAAACAGCAGACGGCTTATCAGAATCTCCCCCTGATCGCACTCAGCTCAGTCGAGCGTCTCTCGGACGACAGCGACGTAACCCACCGGCTCTTTCACAGCTTCCTGCGCAAGCCGGTGCGACAGTCACTGCTCAAAGACTGCCTGACGCGAGTGCTCGGAGGGTCCGCCGGACCAGTGCCCCACAGCCCGGAGTCCGCGCCGACCCCGCGTCCGCACGTCGACGCCCACATCCTCCTGGCCGAGGATAACCCCGTCAACCAGGATGTGGCATCCTTCATGCTGGACATGCTGGGATGTCGCATCACGATCGCACCCAACGGACGGGCCGCCGTCGAGGCAGCCACAACCGGCCGGTTCGACCTCATTCTCATGGACTGCCAGATGCCCGAGATGGATGGTTTCACTGCCACAGCAGCCATTCGCCGGCAGGAAGCGACGGCGACCGACCGTCGCCATGTGCCCATCATCGCGTTGACCGCCAATGCCATGGAAGGCGATCGCGCCCGTTGCCTGGCCGCCGGGATGGACGACTATCTCACCAAACCGTTTACCGTCTCGCAGCTACACGCCTTGCTCATGCAATGGTTGACGCCACAGCCAGCCAAGGCGAGCGAGACCGACCAGGCCTCCTCCACCCATACCGCCGACGCCGACGAACCGGCCGCCACAGAGGAAGCACCGGTTCCGACAACCATCGACAAGACTGCCTGGGATGCGATTCTGTCGCTCCAACGCCCGGGACGGCCCGACATCTTAGCCCGCGTGCTGGCAACCTACTTGGATGATTCCCGCCAGCTCGTGGAGCAGATTCGCTCCGCCGTGCAGTCACAGGATTCGGTCGCTCTTTCTCAGGCCGCCCACCGCTTGAAGTCCAGCAGCGCCCAGCTCGGCGTCCTGGCCACCGCCGCCCATTGCAAAGAATTGGAGACCCTTGGACGGCTTGCCCGGAACGACGAGGCTGCGCACCGTCTGTCGCAACTCATCGAAGCCCATCAGTTCGCCTGCGCCGCGATCACCTCGGAACTACAACAGCGCTCCGCCCGATAA
- a CDS encoding response regulator: protein MAVLITIGMAGFATFRLVEIRQSIEQATQARALAVSRTFSMVGAAAVLDNLFRIQEALGRYAQDSDILSILIIDPDNMIVAATNPQQIGQQLTDETLAQAHETNAETISHGQTMGGVPTLLVATPLLNEQDIAAWVRIEFSLAAMQEELTREARRLFLLSVLFMGATISVAQLGIRRMSGLFRETAEKLQETLHTLHCVSEQAPSGDETSDNDNSPASPSCKGELEQVVDLVETTTTLLTTQAQRLQSFTDSLEQAVRERTTELHQAKEAAEAANRAKSQFLANMSHEIRTPMNGVLGMTELLLTTALTPKQRSLTETLHRSGTGLLDIINEILDFSKIESGKLKLERIEFGLRQTVEDAVDLFAETAGRKHLELTCFVPPDIPDTVIGDPVRLRQILLNLVGNAIKFTHTGDVAVTLELLTHTPTNLTLKFRIRDTGVGIPEAAQARLFQAFSQADNSTTRKFGGTGLGLAIVKQLALLMGGDVGVDSVSGQGSTFWFTVELQCAAQRTAASGATETPLDGCSILIVDDNPTNRQILETHLTAWGAAVLSATSGLEALALLDRQCTARRRVHLAVLDIHMPDMDGITLARTIREDARRSDMGLVALSSVDQVTDESQRHPSLFSAWLRKPVHQSLLKDCLTRLCHHVPATEAPAPTQPDDQAVPFAAHVLLAEDNPVNREVAFTMLELLGCTTTMVENGREAVEALTNRPFDLVLMDCHMPEMDGLTATALIREQETQAAQPRHTTIVALTANALEGDRERCLAAGMDDYLSKPFTLTTLKEVLHRRLSIKGPSRTTEPLLRSTPQAPPPQTAPPAEAAAPSDDHVDLNAWQAIRARQRPGQPDLLHKALTLYVPHADAQLSQLQQAMAGADIQAVKTIAHMMKSSTAQLGAPRLADLYAQIEATCRAGTPDNLPDLCGRLIAEHRAVCALMREELNRAGRSAA from the coding sequence ATGGCGGTCCTGATTACGATCGGCATGGCCGGTTTCGCGACCTTCCGGTTAGTTGAAATTCGTCAGTCCATCGAACAGGCCACGCAAGCCCGGGCGCTGGCGGTCAGCCGCACGTTTTCAATGGTGGGCGCAGCCGCCGTGTTGGACAATCTCTTTCGCATCCAAGAAGCGTTAGGTCGCTATGCCCAGGATTCGGACATTCTGAGTATCCTCATCATCGATCCCGACAACATGATCGTCGCAGCGACGAATCCTCAGCAAATCGGACAGCAGCTGACGGATGAGACCCTCGCGCAGGCACACGAAACCAACGCCGAGACCATTTCCCATGGCCAAACTATGGGCGGCGTGCCCACACTCCTGGTCGCCACGCCGCTCCTGAACGAACAGGACATCGCCGCGTGGGTGCGGATCGAGTTTTCCCTCGCGGCGATGCAGGAGGAACTCACCCGCGAAGCGCGCCGCCTCTTCCTCCTGTCAGTCCTATTCATGGGGGCCACGATTTCGGTCGCTCAACTCGGGATCAGGCGCATGTCCGGCCTGTTTCGAGAAACTGCCGAAAAGCTGCAGGAGACCCTGCATACCCTCCATTGCGTCTCGGAACAGGCGCCGTCCGGCGATGAGACGTCCGACAACGACAACTCCCCTGCCTCGCCGTCCTGCAAGGGCGAACTGGAGCAGGTCGTCGATCTGGTTGAGACGACCACCACTCTGCTCACCACGCAGGCACAGCGGCTCCAATCCTTTACCGACTCACTGGAGCAAGCTGTACGGGAACGAACCACCGAATTGCATCAGGCCAAGGAGGCGGCCGAGGCGGCGAATCGTGCCAAATCGCAATTCCTCGCGAATATGAGCCACGAAATCCGCACCCCGATGAACGGGGTGCTGGGGATGACGGAACTCCTCCTCACAACAGCACTCACACCCAAGCAGCGTTCATTGACGGAAACCCTGCACCGGTCCGGCACCGGGCTCCTGGACATCATCAATGAAATCCTTGATTTCTCGAAAATCGAGTCCGGCAAACTGAAGTTGGAACGGATCGAGTTCGGCCTCAGACAGACGGTTGAAGATGCAGTGGATCTGTTTGCAGAAACCGCCGGTCGCAAACACCTCGAACTCACCTGTTTCGTGCCGCCGGACATCCCGGACACCGTGATTGGAGATCCTGTTCGGCTCCGGCAGATCCTTCTGAATCTCGTCGGCAACGCCATCAAGTTCACCCACACCGGCGACGTGGCCGTCACACTCGAACTCCTCACCCATACCCCGACGAACCTGACGCTCAAATTCCGCATCCGCGATACGGGAGTCGGCATTCCTGAAGCGGCACAGGCACGATTGTTTCAGGCGTTCTCCCAGGCCGATAACTCCACCACACGGAAATTCGGCGGCACAGGGCTTGGTCTCGCGATTGTGAAACAACTCGCCCTCCTGATGGGAGGCGATGTGGGCGTCGACAGCGTGTCCGGCCAGGGATCCACGTTCTGGTTCACCGTCGAACTGCAATGCGCCGCCCAACGCACTGCCGCCTCGGGAGCAACCGAAACGCCGTTAGACGGATGTTCCATTTTAATCGTCGATGACAACCCGACGAACCGGCAAATCCTTGAAACGCACTTGACCGCCTGGGGCGCCGCAGTGCTGTCCGCCACCTCCGGCCTGGAAGCGCTGGCGTTGCTCGATCGCCAATGTACGGCCCGGCGCAGAGTCCATCTGGCCGTGCTGGATATTCACATGCCGGACATGGACGGCATTACGCTGGCTCGGACCATTAGAGAAGATGCGCGGCGTTCCGACATGGGGCTCGTCGCGCTCAGTTCGGTCGACCAGGTCACAGACGAATCCCAGCGGCACCCGTCGCTCTTCAGTGCCTGGCTGAGAAAGCCGGTCCACCAGTCGTTGTTGAAAGATTGCCTCACACGCCTGTGCCACCACGTCCCGGCGACCGAGGCACCCGCGCCGACCCAGCCCGACGATCAGGCCGTCCCATTCGCCGCCCACGTCCTGCTCGCGGAAGACAACCCCGTCAACCGCGAAGTGGCATTTACGATGCTGGAGCTACTCGGGTGCACCACCACCATGGTTGAAAACGGCAGAGAGGCGGTCGAGGCGCTCACGAATCGGCCATTCGACCTGGTGCTGATGGATTGCCACATGCCGGAAATGGACGGCCTGACCGCCACCGCCCTGATTCGTGAACAGGAAACGCAGGCCGCGCAACCCCGGCACACGACCATCGTGGCCCTCACCGCAAATGCATTGGAAGGAGACCGCGAGCGGTGCCTCGCGGCAGGCATGGATGATTATCTGTCCAAGCCGTTTACATTGACCACGCTCAAGGAAGTGCTGCACCGCCGGCTTTCCATCAAGGGGCCCTCACGGACAACCGAACCCCTTCTGCGGTCGACACCGCAGGCACCGCCCCCACAGACGGCACCACCGGCCGAAGCCGCCGCGCCAAGCGACGACCATGTGGACCTCAACGCGTGGCAGGCGATCCGTGCTCGCCAACGACCCGGCCAGCCGGATCTTCTCCACAAAGCCCTCACATTGTATGTGCCCCATGCCGACGCCCAGCTTAGTCAGCTCCAGCAGGCCATGGCCGGCGCCGACATCCAGGCTGTAAAGACCATCGCCCATATGATGAAATCTTCAACGGCCCAGCTCGGCGCACCGCGACTGGCCGACCTGTACGCGCAAATCGAAGCGACATGCCGGGCAGGCACTCCGGATAATCTTCCCGATCTCTGCGGGCGCCTCATTGCTGAACACCGAGCGGTATGCGCCCTGATGCGTGAAGAACTCAACCGGGCAGGACGGTCGGCGGCATGA
- a CDS encoding c-type cytochrome, giving the protein MHRRVLRYLAILIVTGFCATTAQALRPKDGRDTITEGHRIYDRACAWCHGSEGKGDGPSGWSIGRYAAPRPRDFTAESYKLRSTPSGELPTDQDLFRTITQGIPGFMPSYRSLNEQERWQVIAYLKSLNPAFEQEQPTPIALPSPPPLPSGNGITNGRALYAKYECRTCHGDNGAGDGPESKAGHLRDANNLPMTATDLTDPSSFKNGATPHDLYRSIMTGLDGTPMPAYADEFSGQEEAAWDLVWYLQSLSGQPGR; this is encoded by the coding sequence ATGCATCGCCGTGTACTCCGATATCTTGCGATCCTCATCGTGACAGGCTTCTGCGCCACGACCGCGCAAGCGCTACGGCCGAAGGACGGGCGGGATACCATTACCGAGGGGCATCGAATCTATGATCGGGCCTGCGCCTGGTGCCATGGCAGCGAAGGGAAAGGGGACGGGCCATCCGGCTGGTCCATCGGTCGGTACGCAGCCCCTCGTCCTCGCGACTTCACGGCAGAGAGCTACAAACTGCGAAGCACCCCCTCGGGTGAACTGCCAACGGATCAGGATCTCTTCAGAACCATCACACAGGGCATTCCCGGCTTCATGCCGTCGTACCGATCCTTGAACGAGCAGGAACGATGGCAGGTCATCGCCTATCTCAAATCGTTGAATCCGGCGTTCGAGCAGGAACAGCCGACGCCGATCGCGCTCCCCTCTCCGCCGCCCCTTCCCTCCGGGAATGGAATCACAAACGGCCGGGCTCTGTACGCCAAGTACGAGTGTCGGACCTGCCACGGGGACAATGGTGCAGGTGATGGGCCGGAATCGAAGGCCGGGCACCTGCGGGACGCCAACAACCTTCCCATGACCGCCACGGACCTCACCGACCCATCCTCATTCAAAAACGGGGCGACGCCTCACGATCTCTATCGAAGCATCATGACCGGCCTGGACGGCACCCCGATGCCTGCCTATGCCGATGAATTTTCCGGACAGGAAGAAGCTGCATGGGATCTGGTGTGGTACCTCCAGTCCCTATCAGGTCAGCCGGGGCGATAA
- the queF gene encoding NADPH-dependent 7-cyano-7-deazaguanine reductase QueF — protein MTAKGNKKQKPAGATTRLGYNERHAKSGIATPLPDIETFPNQYKGYEITIVIPEYTAICPKTNLPDFGTITLRYRPDKYCLELKALKMYIHAYRNVGIFYENAVNRILQDIVRACRPTKATVTGEFAARGGLRSVIEANYPA, from the coding sequence GTGACGGCGAAAGGTAATAAAAAACAGAAGCCCGCGGGAGCAACCACAAGGCTGGGATACAACGAACGGCACGCCAAGAGCGGGATCGCTACTCCCCTGCCCGACATTGAGACATTCCCCAATCAATACAAGGGATACGAAATTACAATCGTCATCCCAGAGTACACAGCCATTTGTCCTAAGACCAACCTGCCGGACTTTGGAACTATCACCCTTCGCTACAGGCCAGACAAGTATTGCCTCGAGCTTAAGGCGCTCAAAATGTACATTCATGCCTACAGAAATGTAGGAATTTTCTACGAGAATGCGGTCAATCGCATCCTTCAGGACATCGTACGAGCCTGTCGGCCAACCAAGGCGACGGTAACCGGTGAATTTGCCGCTCGTGGGGGACTGCGAAGCGTGATCGAAGCAAACTATCCGGCATAA
- a CDS encoding methylenetetrahydrofolate reductase C-terminal domain-containing protein, with the protein MPIRVLVPGEEHGEQHAGGVHKRPPIPDGSLKAECPKFMSHGPCGGVRKGGFCEVYPEMTCPWVTLYNKLNELGQLEWMKQV; encoded by the coding sequence ATGCCTATACGAGTGCTGGTCCCGGGAGAAGAACATGGCGAGCAACATGCGGGAGGGGTGCACAAGCGACCACCAATCCCGGATGGCTCACTCAAGGCCGAGTGCCCAAAATTCATGAGCCATGGTCCATGCGGAGGCGTCCGCAAAGGTGGATTCTGCGAGGTCTATCCGGAAATGACCTGTCCGTGGGTCACGCTCTACAATAAATTGAACGAACTGGGCCAACTGGAGTGGATGAAGCAAGTCTGA
- a CDS encoding ferredoxin oxidoreductase: protein MSLDYVKFSSGFEKFMPKEYRDMVEHGPFGKKVSVSQMGSFKEVLEEHPMCAGCAMTLFIRLAMIAFPNPEDTITVGTAGCGRLAISQAAIPFVYGNYGDQNGVASGLSRGLRLRFGDKPKDVVVMAGDGGTADIGFQQVLHSWFRKERFTTIMLDNEVYGNTGGQESGMTNRGAVLKMAPLGKKFEKMDMLQMAKVAGCAYVATVVPNNPRRVESVIKKAVLIAREVGSTYIQAYTSCNIEYAIPTDKVMEDAKNVENDRYQFSEYITDEAKQFLTERYGYKEFLPKPAAPAPGLPKA, encoded by the coding sequence ATGAGCCTTGATTACGTCAAGTTTTCAAGTGGCTTTGAAAAGTTCATGCCGAAAGAATATCGGGACATGGTTGAGCATGGTCCCTTCGGGAAAAAAGTCTCTGTTTCGCAAATGGGCTCCTTCAAGGAGGTGCTTGAAGAGCACCCGATGTGTGCCGGCTGTGCGATGACCCTTTTCATCCGGCTCGCCATGATTGCCTTCCCCAATCCAGAGGACACCATCACGGTTGGAACTGCCGGTTGTGGACGCCTGGCGATCTCGCAGGCCGCCATTCCTTTTGTGTACGGCAATTACGGCGACCAAAACGGTGTGGCAAGCGGGCTGTCCCGTGGGTTGCGGCTTCGGTTTGGTGATAAGCCCAAGGACGTGGTTGTTATGGCCGGTGACGGCGGTACGGCTGATATCGGATTTCAGCAGGTCCTTCACTCCTGGTTCCGCAAGGAACGCTTCACCACCATCATGTTGGACAATGAAGTGTACGGGAATACCGGTGGGCAGGAAAGCGGCATGACCAATCGTGGCGCCGTGCTCAAGATGGCTCCGTTAGGGAAGAAGTTTGAGAAGATGGATATGCTGCAGATGGCCAAAGTTGCCGGCTGCGCCTATGTTGCGACGGTGGTGCCGAACAATCCTCGCCGTGTTGAGAGCGTCATTAAGAAGGCCGTGTTGATCGCCAGAGAGGTCGGGTCTACCTACATTCAGGCTTATACTTCCTGCAACATTGAATATGCCATTCCGACCGACAAGGTTATGGAAGACGCAAAGAACGTTGAAAACGATCGCTATCAGTTCTCCGAATATATTACCGACGAGGCGAAGCAATTTCTTACGGAACGGTATGGCTACAAGGAATTTCTCCCGAAGCCGGCTGCTCCCGCTCCTGGGCTTCCCAAGGCCTGA
- a CDS encoding 2-oxoacid:acceptor oxidoreductase family protein codes for MATRFNIRMAGVGGQGVVTGSHILSTAVIHAGGESTIVPFYGSEKRMAPVESYVRVSDEPIYEIGEITFPHIIIIFHPQVITHGKSYTMPFYFGLKENGIALINNDGPMKLHRDQARELEERHAKLYYFPATKLSLEVAGMDLATNMALMGCIGAITGLTSVEALEQSVKDRFLGKGFVVSGGTAALDSVVERKFKKKQELIEKNVAVIRAGWNYAVDHGWAAPSVKRSETTESVTA; via the coding sequence ATGGCGACACGGTTCAATATTCGTATGGCGGGTGTGGGCGGCCAGGGCGTTGTGACCGGCTCGCATATTCTTAGTACGGCGGTCATTCATGCCGGAGGAGAAAGCACGATCGTTCCGTTTTATGGATCAGAAAAGCGCATGGCACCAGTCGAGAGCTATGTTCGAGTCTCGGATGAGCCTATCTATGAAATCGGTGAGATCACCTTCCCGCATATCATCATCATCTTTCACCCGCAGGTCATCACGCACGGCAAGTCGTACACCATGCCGTTCTACTTCGGGTTGAAGGAGAACGGGATTGCCTTGATTAATAACGATGGTCCGATGAAGCTTCATCGGGACCAGGCGCGTGAGCTCGAAGAGCGCCATGCGAAACTGTATTATTTCCCGGCGACAAAGCTTTCTTTGGAAGTAGCGGGAATGGACCTCGCCACGAACATGGCCTTGATGGGTTGCATCGGGGCGATCACAGGACTGACCTCTGTTGAGGCCTTGGAACAATCGGTGAAAGATCGGTTCCTCGGAAAAGGTTTTGTGGTCTCCGGAGGTACTGCTGCGCTGGACAGCGTCGTTGAACGGAAATTCAAGAAGAAGCAAGAGTTGATCGAGAAAAACGTGGCAGTTATTCGCGCCGGCTGGAATTATGCCGTTGACCATGGATGGGCGGCCCCCTCTGTGAAGCGTTCGGAAACGACGGAGAGCGTCACCGCATAA